In a single window of the Desertifilum tharense IPPAS B-1220 genome:
- a CDS encoding HlyD family secretion protein, whose product MMRPPMWFSRAALITGAIAPLGIMGLLTVRVLLPNLQNPESRFYSSFVNYQRLAGRPIAVEAIPVVQASMEAGLAAPGESVALQQVAVRSLISGPVEKVYVTEGAFVRRGEPLVALQRAPFEDKVNEARNHLAIATAKLESLEISTQSRLQELEANAIAARSRLTNADTRLQEINTLAEAEIQTNVAAAQQRLETARKRLSQIQGLVDQGALPQFQLYDAQDAYALRQKELLAAQQGAIDTQDQRFGNRDFYLLRQEELQASQQALALFRETADKELENARLAVENRQLELQNATRDLNRTTIHAQTDGLVSRVNINSGELVNAGDSQPLLLLTQDMVFRAFIDQARLNAVNVGDLANVRLVAYPGRVFTGRVLRVNPTVETDETQPNKVGIDRQYTYSAWVAVEDLQMPPGLQGFVEFSQGKTELVVPENSVTHLSGGEGLVLVEEQGKAVTRKVVLGRSAQGKREILEGLILGEKVIANPRSINPGEAVVVREPRTGRELAERNQ is encoded by the coding sequence ATGATGCGCCCTCCAATGTGGTTTTCGCGTGCGGCTTTGATAACGGGTGCGATCGCGCCTTTGGGGATTATGGGTTTGCTGACGGTGAGGGTATTGTTGCCGAATCTGCAAAATCCGGAGTCCCGTTTCTACAGTTCGTTTGTCAATTATCAGCGCTTAGCTGGCCGCCCAATTGCAGTGGAAGCCATTCCGGTGGTGCAAGCCTCTATGGAAGCGGGTTTAGCTGCCCCTGGCGAGTCGGTAGCCTTGCAACAGGTGGCGGTGCGATCGCTGATTTCGGGCCCAGTGGAAAAGGTGTATGTGACGGAGGGGGCGTTTGTTCGCCGGGGGGAACCCCTGGTTGCGTTACAGCGCGCCCCGTTTGAGGATAAGGTGAATGAAGCCCGCAACCATTTGGCGATCGCCACTGCTAAGTTGGAATCCCTGGAAATCTCCACCCAGAGTCGCCTGCAAGAGTTGGAGGCGAATGCTATAGCAGCGCGATCGCGTTTAACCAATGCGGATACGCGCTTGCAAGAAATTAATACCCTGGCGGAAGCCGAAATTCAAACCAATGTGGCAGCCGCCCAGCAACGCTTAGAAACTGCCCGCAAACGTCTCTCGCAGATTCAGGGACTCGTGGATCAGGGGGCTTTGCCGCAATTTCAGCTTTATGACGCCCAAGACGCCTACGCCTTGCGTCAAAAGGAATTGCTAGCAGCCCAGCAAGGGGCGATTGATACGCAAGATCAACGGTTTGGCAATCGCGATTTTTATCTCCTGCGTCAAGAGGAGTTACAGGCTTCTCAGCAAGCCCTCGCCCTGTTTCGAGAAACCGCAGATAAGGAGTTAGAAAATGCTCGATTGGCGGTGGAAAATCGGCAGCTAGAATTGCAAAATGCCACCCGCGATCTCAACCGAACAACGATTCACGCCCAGACGGATGGGTTAGTGAGTCGCGTCAATATTAACAGCGGCGAGTTGGTGAATGCCGGAGATAGTCAACCGCTGTTATTGCTGACTCAGGATATGGTGTTTAGGGCATTTATCGATCAGGCGCGATTAAATGCGGTTAATGTTGGCGATCTGGCAAATGTGCGATTAGTAGCTTATCCCGGAAGGGTCTTTACAGGTCGCGTTTTGCGCGTCAATCCTACGGTAGAAACGGATGAAACTCAACCCAATAAGGTGGGTATCGATCGGCAATATACTTATTCGGCTTGGGTTGCGGTAGAGGATTTACAAATGCCCCCCGGATTGCAAGGTTTTGTGGAATTTAGCCAGGGAAAAACAGAGTTAGTTGTTCCGGAAAATTCTGTAACGCATTTGTCTGGAGGTGAAGGATTAGTTCTGGTAGAAGAACAGGGAAAAGCGGTAACTCGCAAGGTGGTATTGGGGCGTTCTGCTCAAGGGAAACGAGAAATTTTGGAAGGGCTAATTTTAGGAGAAAAAGTGATTGCAAATCCTAGATCAATTAATCCCGGTGAGGCGGTTGTCGTCAGGGAACCGAGGACGGGACGAGAGTTGGCAGAACGCAATCAATAA
- a CDS encoding M48 family metallopeptidase, which translates to MQNLREMNRQFWRRDRLVIALAFLFLLRGSISSWYRLPQIPLAAFSIQSMSLEVGRILALGSAIACFFLIFKSLNLHRFRLGFYAGLVIVLLFPFWINLTLPNVSLLAATYADQDYRVSRYVEEKIPEIQSQWKQNILLARSVPIRSVFGLKIEDSRFFQMSSWDKVWLEGFGYHNAFFTFIGKGWSVTSGGLVLAIIGLYLAEEPNQRTPAFLQDWWRILPGVSLILATLLFYLLSINLLNHRLDTLFAQGAYRPVIELSRSLTQWYPPVQGDEAFLKRWGEASYYSGEPDTSLVAFVKGLERDRLGDFAQSAAYYQQALNLNPQQFLIREYLATALINQGVDYFKDSDRPQLPKRPTTSSFPYKSDFLDSPQAVEQPNITRPAGAIQHFEEALSVFPGHLEALYDLMLARAVNGEFSASADAAQQIIQLQKSFQQPNAALLGQAYLHLTWADYHQGDFNRAWQRYRQSTDPKTWKQPIEESP; encoded by the coding sequence ATGCAAAATCTTAGGGAAATGAATCGACAATTTTGGCGTAGAGATCGATTAGTTATTGCGCTAGCTTTTCTGTTCTTGCTGCGGGGAAGTATCAGTTCTTGGTATCGCTTGCCCCAAATTCCCTTAGCTGCTTTTTCAATTCAGTCGATGAGTTTAGAAGTTGGGAGAATTTTGGCTTTAGGAAGTGCGATCGCCTGTTTTTTTCTCATCTTCAAATCCCTGAATTTACATCGCTTTCGCCTAGGATTTTATGCCGGATTAGTCATTGTTCTACTCTTCCCCTTTTGGATCAATCTGACCCTGCCGAATGTTAGCTTGCTTGCGGCTACCTATGCCGACCAAGATTATCGAGTTTCGCGATATGTGGAAGAAAAAATCCCTGAAATTCAATCGCAGTGGAAACAGAATATTTTATTAGCGCGTTCTGTTCCTATTCGTTCCGTTTTTGGCTTAAAGATTGAAGATAGCCGATTTTTTCAAATGTCTTCTTGGGATAAAGTTTGGCTAGAAGGATTTGGCTATCATAATGCCTTTTTTACCTTTATTGGCAAAGGATGGAGTGTCACCAGTGGCGGATTAGTTTTAGCGATTATTGGACTCTATTTAGCAGAAGAACCGAACCAACGAACGCCCGCCTTTTTACAAGACTGGTGGCGAATTTTACCGGGAGTTAGCCTAATTCTAGCCACTCTGCTTTTCTACTTATTGAGCATTAACCTACTCAACCATCGCCTCGATACCTTATTTGCCCAAGGCGCATATCGTCCCGTCATCGAACTGAGTCGCAGCTTAACCCAATGGTATCCACCCGTGCAGGGGGATGAAGCCTTTTTGAAACGATGGGGAGAAGCCAGTTATTATAGCGGCGAACCCGATACTAGTTTAGTGGCATTTGTCAAAGGACTCGAACGCGATCGCCTTGGCGACTTTGCCCAGTCTGCGGCATACTACCAACAAGCCCTGAACCTGAACCCCCAACAATTTCTAATTCGGGAATATCTCGCCACCGCCCTCATTAACCAAGGCGTAGACTACTTCAAAGATAGCGATCGCCCGCAGTTGCCCAAACGCCCCACAACCTCCAGCTTTCCCTATAAATCGGACTTCTTAGACAGTCCCCAAGCCGTTGAACAACCCAATATTACCCGTCCGGCTGGGGCAATTCAGCACTTTGAGGAAGCCTTAAGCGTCTTCCCCGGACATTTAGAGGCATTATACGACCTCATGCTCGCCCGCGCCGTCAATGGAGAGTTTAGCGCCTCCGCCGACGCCGCCCAACAGATTATTCAACTGCAAAAATCCTTTCAACAGCCCAACGCCGCCTTACTCGGACAAGCTTACCTGCATTTAACCTGGGCGGACTATCACCAGGGCGACTTCAACCGCGCATGGCAGCGCTATCGCCAGTCTACCGATCCGAAAACTTGGAAACAACCGATTGAGGAGTCCCCTTGA
- a CDS encoding PEP-CTERM sorting domain-containing protein has protein sequence MSFTKNTTWIAVTAVSVLGTGLATPAETYALTLTATAQCSATPPVALYPTRVINGDCQIKQVIPTQNPIVGNGIDEATFWDFDFTQDPNYSLFSAFAQAGNVLTSAVLSLEIIPKTSLVATDLLGIVDVQSNLLSEYTSLPGTLNQPFTFTQDLLSLPLNPYQPQSILASLFSGKNGKIPFRYDDDAIVVSSTLSLTIDESIAPVPEPTSTLGYLLLGLGGIGTLWNRQKMARNA, from the coding sequence ATGAGTTTCACAAAGAATACCACTTGGATTGCAGTAACTGCTGTCTCTGTTCTGGGAACAGGATTAGCTACCCCAGCAGAAACCTATGCTCTGACCCTAACAGCAACCGCTCAATGTAGCGCCACTCCCCCGGTTGCCCTCTATCCCACCCGTGTCATCAACGGGGATTGTCAAATTAAACAAGTGATTCCGACGCAAAATCCGATCGTCGGAAACGGGATTGATGAAGCCACATTCTGGGATTTTGATTTTACCCAAGATCCAAATTATTCCTTGTTTTCTGCATTTGCCCAAGCCGGAAACGTCCTAACATCGGCGGTTTTGAGCTTAGAAATTATTCCGAAAACCTCTTTAGTTGCAACCGATCTGCTGGGGATCGTTGACGTTCAAAGCAATTTGCTGTCAGAATATACAAGTTTGCCAGGAACGCTCAATCAACCTTTTACATTTACCCAAGATTTACTGAGCCTTCCCCTTAACCCTTATCAGCCTCAAAGCATTTTAGCGTCTCTTTTTTCTGGAAAAAACGGAAAAATTCCCTTTCGCTATGATGATGACGCTATTGTGGTCTCCAGTACCTTATCGCTGACCATTGATGAAAGCATTGCTCCGGTTCCCGAACCCACCTCAACGCTCGGCTATCTCCTTTTAGGATTGGGTGGAATTGGAACGCTGTGGAATCGCCAAAAAATGGCAAGAAATGCCTAA
- a CDS encoding glycosyltransferase family 2 protein — translation MKLTRSSPLSPTQTRSVTLVIPSCNEEGNLERLFRFIEQTFDDLGYALPVLLIDDGSTDNSPQILARLSHQYSFLKVIRHPQRRGVTQVWKTALSHVTTDWILWGQADLESDPRTDIPLLLEACTPGVDAVAGWRQNRRDKKLFASSFANNACRFVFNSRIHDMNWIKIVRRDILTQLPIERITHRYLLAVLSGQGYRVTEVPTPWHTRFSGESKFGFGRLFSSGRDFLLLLAWWYSSQSSPTYSPVRKNRKKVMSEI, via the coding sequence ATGAAACTTACACGCTCTTCACCCTTGTCGCCCACTCAAACACGCTCTGTCACTCTCGTGATTCCGTCGTGTAATGAAGAAGGCAACCTCGAAAGACTTTTCCGCTTTATCGAACAAACCTTTGACGATTTAGGTTACGCGCTACCCGTCTTGCTGATTGATGACGGAAGTACCGACAACAGCCCGCAAATTTTAGCACGCTTGAGCCATCAATATTCCTTCTTGAAAGTGATTCGCCATCCGCAACGTCGCGGCGTCACTCAAGTTTGGAAAACCGCCCTGTCGCACGTTACCACCGATTGGATTTTGTGGGGACAAGCCGACTTAGAATCCGATCCGCGCACCGATATTCCCCTCCTCCTAGAAGCCTGTACCCCTGGCGTTGATGCGGTTGCAGGCTGGCGACAAAACCGCCGCGATAAAAAGCTGTTCGCCTCTAGTTTTGCTAATAACGCCTGTCGCTTCGTCTTCAACAGCCGCATCCATGACATGAACTGGATCAAGATCGTGCGGCGAGATATTTTAACCCAGTTGCCCATCGAACGCATCACCCATCGCTATTTACTCGCTGTTCTATCCGGTCAAGGCTATCGCGTCACCGAAGTTCCGACGCCTTGGCATACGCGCTTCTCCGGTGAAAGTAAATTTGGGTTTGGTCGCCTGTTTTCCTCCGGTCGCGATTTTCTGTTATTGCTGGCGTGGTGGTATTCCTCCCAGTCGTCTCCGACCTACTCGCCCGTCCGCAAGAACCGGAAAAAAGTGATGTCGGAAATTTAA
- a CDS encoding glycosyltransferase family 4 protein, whose product MNLQDKRILVMTSVYPTTPDGNHGSFVREAILRLQPTGAQFSVFAPAYEGSPSYCLDGVEVYRFRYCPKPFENLVRDGAPTKIQRQPLYLIAAGLYIALGSWQLFWICWRQRPNLLHVNWPFPHALMALPASQLLNIPMVFSFHGAELLLARKFGFVAQMLRWLMPMARGLTANSSFTRGLIGKLTDREVQVIPYGLTIEAKPAKPRQAGEVPTLLFVGRLDERKGLCYLLEALPLLLREGPVRLRVVGKGILEAELISHCQALGLEGVVDFLGFVSKEELADEYARCDVFVLPAIVDSKGDTEGLGIVMIEALAHQKPVVATEVGGIPDVIVSGKTGVLVRQKDPQALAEAIADLLANPEKAATLGESGFQDIQQRFSWQRIVPLWERVFERAIADRSVSRRGWRSVSVDRS is encoded by the coding sequence ATGAACTTACAAGATAAACGGATCTTGGTGATGACTTCGGTCTACCCCACGACTCCCGATGGCAATCATGGCAGTTTTGTCCGAGAGGCAATCTTGAGATTGCAACCCACAGGCGCACAGTTTAGCGTCTTTGCCCCTGCCTATGAAGGCAGCCCTAGCTATTGCTTAGATGGAGTAGAGGTTTATCGCTTTCGCTACTGTCCCAAACCGTTTGAAAATCTGGTGCGCGATGGTGCGCCGACCAAAATTCAGCGCCAGCCCCTCTATTTAATCGCCGCCGGACTCTATATCGCGTTGGGAAGCTGGCAACTCTTCTGGATTTGTTGGCGTCAGCGACCAAATTTATTGCACGTCAACTGGCCGTTTCCCCATGCATTGATGGCCCTCCCGGCGAGTCAGTTGCTGAATATCCCAATGGTGTTTAGCTTTCATGGGGCGGAGTTACTGCTAGCGCGCAAATTCGGCTTTGTGGCCCAGATGTTGCGCTGGCTGATGCCGATGGCGCGGGGTTTGACGGCCAATTCTTCGTTTACGCGCGGTTTGATTGGCAAACTTACGGATCGCGAAGTGCAGGTGATTCCCTATGGGTTAACTATTGAAGCGAAACCTGCCAAGCCGCGACAGGCGGGGGAGGTGCCGACGCTGTTATTTGTGGGACGACTCGACGAACGCAAGGGTCTTTGCTATCTCCTGGAGGCGTTACCGCTGTTGTTGCGAGAAGGCCCGGTTCGCCTGCGGGTTGTGGGGAAGGGCATTCTGGAAGCTGAGTTAATCTCCCACTGTCAGGCGCTGGGGTTAGAGGGAGTGGTGGATTTCTTGGGGTTTGTCAGTAAGGAGGAACTGGCGGACGAGTATGCCCGTTGCGATGTGTTTGTGCTGCCAGCAATTGTCGATAGTAAGGGCGATACGGAAGGCTTGGGCATTGTGATGATTGAGGCTTTGGCTCACCAGAAGCCGGTGGTGGCGACAGAGGTGGGCGGAATTCCGGATGTGATTGTTTCTGGCAAAACGGGGGTTTTGGTACGCCAGAAAGACCCCCAAGCCCTTGCTGAGGCGATCGCGGATCTGTTGGCTAACCCGGAAAAAGCCGCAACCCTGGGAGAAAGCGGCTTCCAGGATATTCAACAGCGCTTTAGTTGGCAGCGGATCGTGCCGTTGTGGGAACGGGTATTTGAAAGGGCGATCGCAGATCGGTCTGTTTCTAGACGGGGTTGGCGTTCGGTTTCGGTGGATCGATCCTGA